The DNA segment GCGTTATGCTTGCTGGTTTTGACGCATACGCTTTAGAGCAGCTATAGTGACTTCCGGaaatatctgccgacgattctcaatccaatctcagctccccacattgtcactgtattgatatatcttttaacctatgctcacgctgacaaaaagtatgatgtcataaagtgcatgcgtgccagatgaaccgcatttgtcgttcgccgcactaaaaatattgacgaacctttaattttttcaaaCGGTCAAGGCACAGCGCTCGCCGGCGGGTGGCTgcatgattgcagcgcgaataaatgcatCGCAGCCGCTACAAcattcaacatttctttaaaatatgcccacttgtgatgcttcgtgttttttccacttcgtcgatgcttcctatcggccactgtgtagtgatattgtctgcgccaacagcatcgtccgcccgcgacgtctgctagcgcgagctgcacgacgggattgcaccgcgctccaccgtcggtctccacggtggcgcggtggcgcgcactcgtgtcgtgctcgtcccagccgaacgtaagACGCTGCACGAGTGGCATCCAGCCGAACTTGGGGCACTGCACGAGTGCgtggaaaactccacgagtgccgtcagccgaagacaccatattTTTAAACATGGCCGCCCTCATGTGGCGTGCTTGCTTACGGCGCAGCTTGCGGGCAGCATGTAAGCCGCTGCCCGTGTACTTGCAGTCAGTCGAGAAGAAATTGTTGCTTCCAGAGACCTCCAAAATCCAGGAACTCTCCTCTGTTTGTTCCTTGAGTCGGCTTGAGGTGAGTGTACTTCTGTTGAGAGAGTCTTCGGAATGCATGAACCCAATGCATGAACCAAACTAACCCAGTTAACCGCTAACTTGGATCGCGTGCTTTCTCCCGATTCAGTTTAGTACAGGTCACTCACAAATGCAGGACTGTATCGGCTACCTCTGCTATGTTTTGTCGGTTAATACGCGTCCTGTTGGACTGAACGCAAATTATTCAATCTCTTATAGTTTTCAGAACCTAATAGTTACCTTGCTGGTGCCCCTTAGGAGGCTTCTTTATTTCTACACACATGCAGTCTAATCCTATACCAACCAAGTGCCATGGAAATTTAAATATATTATTACTGTCAGCTCAGCGATGGCCAAAGATCACTTACAAAAAGTGACGAACACAAATAAAGAAGAATGATCGTGAAGTGCTCAACAGCTAATAAAAACGACACATTCACATTAAAAAAGCAAACAGGCGTAGCATGCGCGACTGCATGCTGCGCCTGCTTGCTTCGCGCACCTTCGCGCTTGCCGTGAGGATCACTTCAGAATATCGTGCTGTGTATTGCACCCTATTCTTATATCCTTTGAGAGAAGAAAGTCTTCTAAAAATTTTTGCATGCGCCGAGTACTGGAACAAGTGGCTAAAGTGACAATGTCTAGATGCACAAGACACAAAGGGTTACACAATTTTTTTGGGAGCACAGCAAAAATTTCAGCCTTTGACTTTTCCTTCCAACTCTAAATGTGAGCATTTCATTGACTTGACAGGAAATTGTTTGGTCAGTATTTCTTAATAAAGAAATCAGCTGCGTGCTTTTTCATCATCTCCAAATTATGTTAGTCTTTAATAGATCAGCTGTaagtttgggctagttgtaaaTCAATTTGACTGAGTACTTTGGCACACTGCAAGCTATAAAAGGACACTGGATGTTGTGCTGTGACCTAGGTCTCTCCCATTAATCCTTGTCATATTTTTAGTTGCAttcagaaataagaaataagtgcTTCTTCAAGGTACATAGTGGAAGTGATCACATATTGGTTTGTATGCTTGCTTGCTTAGGGCTGCAAGAAGCTGTCCACATCAGCTTGCAGTTTTTGCAAGGAAGAAGAGGAAGTGGAAACAGAGGGTGGAGCTGAAGACAGTGAAGAGACAAGTGATGATGGCACACTAAATGTCAAGAAAGTGACTCTCCATCCTCCAGAATTAAGTATCCAGTATCTGGAGAGCAAAGGTTTGCCCCCCTCCCCCAATTTTCGTGTCATGCTGTGTCAGCTGGAAATCTCTAACATTTAGTATGTTTGCACTCAATGCCAAACTGTGGTGCATTTAATGCAGagagctgggccagttggttgctTAGAACAGGATGCAACACAGTACCAGTGCCAGAAGATAAAGACAGAAGACAAACGAGGCCAGTGGTTGGGGTGTTAAGCTTGGCTTTTCTTATCCTTGTCTTTCAGTGCTGGTAGCATGTCTCATCCTGTAATGCTCATCATATTGCTTACCAACAAACATGAGTGGGCCTAAGCTACACCAATTCTGGATCACAACTTGCATAAAGTTCCTGCTTGCTTGCAATGCAACTGTTGGTGAACAGTACTGTTGGCAAAATAAAACTTGTCAGTTGACTAGTTGATTATTTGTCTTAGTGGTAATTAACTGATCGCAAAATGTCTGACTGTGATAGTAACTACACCCAAGACACCGGAAAATCATTCACGGCATTTTTTGCACTTTATGAAACCGTTGAAAATTTACAAGACATTTCTTAGTTTTCATGTTCCTTTTGTATGAATAATCAACAGTTTGGCATGTATGATTCAGttattctttttgttttcagCTTACAAAGAAACCTATGGGGATGACCCTGTCTGGACAATGTACCGAAGAAATTTCAAAGGCCAATTTCCCCCGAAGAAAACACGCAGGAATTGTGTTGTGAGTAGTGCAGCAACCTTGTAGTGATATACATTCAGGAAGAAAACCAAGGAGGGTTCCCATGGTTTGCATACTCTGAAGCATCTTTAGAGCAAATTTGAAGTGGCCCTGAAACAAATTTTATGGCCTACTCTAATGCACGGAATCAATATCAGATGTACTTGTGAGCATTCGATTTAAGTTTATGTGCTCTGTGTGAAGCTAATAATATTTGAAAATCGTGGCTCTTGGCCAAATAAGGCTGCACAGCCCTGTGTGTTTACACTCTCCACTGTGCACCTAATGTTAGGCTGGGGACTGACATCAGTTTGAAGAGCACTGTCTAAaaaaagcacaggagtttatTTCAGTATCGTTGTGATTTACTATATTTTGCCCTCCTACGGAAACGGAATGGGAAGACCAGAACCAAACGATAGTATTCTAAGCTATGCCACACTTCAAACTGAGGAAGAATGTCGTCTGCTCGGAATGCTGTATAGTTCACTCTCGGTGTTAATGCATGTTGCTGTGTGGTTGGTTTAAAAGGTGCAGACACAATATtttcaaacacaaacaagcgATATTATAAAAAATCAGGAGCGTAAGGATTTTCCTTGTAGCAAGTGTCAGTCACAGGCGTTGAATAGAAAATAATTTAATATGATTTTGAAGGTTGTCCGAGCAGCAGCTTGGCATTTCCACCCACGTTGAGTGACATCAGCGTGCACTTGtcccaattattgtgacgtcaacGTACTCGGTGGTTGTTCACAGGAACCACCAGTGATTGTTGGCAACGCTGATGTCATCAGAATGTGGTAGCCCAGGTTGGCAGGTCGCCTATGGCGTCAAAGTGCACTCTAGAGGTGGCACCGATCAAGACTGAAACTGCTGGTTTGAAATCGTTTCTGATTAATTATTAGCTCTGCACACTGGTGTTCTGAGCTCATTTTCATGATTACTAGGCCCAGAGGCCTCTTTCAAGGCATAAAAATGGTCACCCTAAAACTTTGTCGGTATTACTTAAAGTTTTGTGGTTTGTTTTCTGACGACAGTGAATTGATTTTGTTGTGCTATGGATTAGAAGGACAAAGTAGTAAATTGTGAAGCTAGAGCATGGTGTCAATGGCATGATGTTTGTATTTGCAGACAATCCGTTCCGTGGCAGTAGAGCAAATCATTCGACGTAAGGACTGGGGGGTTTGGCCCTTTCCTCAAGCCAAACTACGGCATTTGCATGCCAGTACATCACTTGCCTAAGCTGTTTGGTCAATTTCAGTTCCTCACCCTCCTCTGTATATGGCAGCATTAGTCTCCACGAACGAAGTTCCTCCTAAAGTGGCTGCATGTAAACGatggaggtgaaaaaaaaaatagggggtGTGCAGATTTAAAATATTTCAAATGCTACTGGAATACAAATAATCAGATTATAATATAATTGAATATAAAATTTAATATTGAACAACGAATTGCAGGCGCATTTATTCACAataacatttttattttcacacGTTGGGACATTAAACTTTCCTGAAGAGTGCACTAGAAAGCCTTAACACTAAAGGCTTAGTTGAGACCAGTAAGACGGCAGGTTGAAAGATATTCCATATGCACAAGAACACAATGAGTATCATATCGTAATCATAAATGGCCTGATGCAGTGAGAAACATTCCATGTTGTACTAGTATAATAATGCTTAAAGTAATTATAAATCCTAATTTGTCATTTGCAAAATAAACATGAAGCATATCACGCGTTGTCGTGTAAAAAGAGGGAACTGTTTGATTTTGAATGGGACTGGCGCAAAGATTGTGTGTTAGTCCCGTCAACCTCTTTCCTTCTATCTGTCTTTTGTGTTACTGCAGTTTGTTGTCAATTTGAAACTGTCATCCAAATCGCCCAGCAAGATGTACTTCTAAGTTGAACTGTTTGAGTTGGGAGGATAGGCAATCTCATCTCATGCTCATGAAACAAGGAAAGTCTCCTTGTGAACTATGTGGTGAAATGGTCACAGTAGACAGGGTTTTATTTTAAAGAAGGAAACTCGggaagcaaagaaaaaagcgCTTTGTAGTATTTTATGACATGCACATACCTTTTCACTCGAAGCTAGTCTTAGGAGAGAATGCAGTACAGTCGAACCTGATCATGTCGAACTAAGTTAGATCGAATTATCCTTTATATGGAATAATTTTTTAGCACTGTAAAGCTAGTGAATTTATAGGAAAGTTTACGGCTGCATCGTACAAAAAGCCATTAATTACATCTGATAGATCACACTTTGGGCAACACCGGTCGATTCAAGAAGCTGGCTTTCCCTCCGCACGCCTCCGGAGGTTGGTTTTGCCGCATGGACCTGCGGGTGCTATTacacacctttagcataccgtgtactgGGTTACCATCACTGTTACCgtgaccggagtaccgggaggGTGCCCACTGCCAGCGCGCACGTGCTGATAGGTCCCGATACGGCAGGCTTGCTTGCAGCTACTGCAGACCAATGCTGACGTAGATTTTCCATGACTAAAGCGGGGGGAGCGTAGTCGCCGACAAGAATATGCGCTTTTAATGTGTTGCGCCCGCATTGTCATTAATTTCATGCGTATGGTGTGTCGTGCTGCCATCAGCAATTTCGCATGgttttcgttctctgtgtacttGATGTGGCAGTTGATTAGCAGCCTTAAAATGGCAGAATCTCCCCTTTTTTGTGACACTGGAAATTATCAAGCTAATTGAACGAGGTGAGAAGAAATCCGAAGTTGCTGCAACGTGCAAGATTTTGAGAAGCACGCTGAGAACCATTTTGAAGAACGAGGCTGATGTTTGGGCTAAAAGCAGAGAAGAGACCCGGCGGAAAAGGCAAGACTGCAATTCTTGCAGAACGCACTTTCAGTTCCGGTGAGCTACAGGTCCAATATAAGAGTGTGGATGACCTGCGAACTTTTTTCAAGTGGCTGAGGTCTTGAAACAATGACCTGCTAGGCCAAGATTGCAACATCTGCCTCATCGTAAACAATGACTGTGCCCACCGCTGCAGTGCTAGATTCAGCAACATTGCACTTTGCTTCCTGCCGCCAAACGTTATGTTGGTGCTTTCAAACCTTGGATCAGTGGATAATCGACATGGTAAAGGTTAAGGAAACATCTGATACCTCCTGCAGAATCTGAGGACTGGAAGATACCTAAAAATCAACCTCTCCCTTAGGTGCCCTGTCTATGCTGAGTGGGTCATGGAATGATGgcaaaaacgaaactatacaGAACTGCTTCCTGCGTTCTGGTCTCTGCTTTCCCAGAGAAGACGGAGCAAATTCTTTGTTGGGTGAGCTGAACGAAGCCGTC comes from the Amblyomma americanum isolate KBUSLIRL-KWMA chromosome 1, ASM5285725v1, whole genome shotgun sequence genome and includes:
- the LOC144115245 gene encoding uncharacterized protein LOC144115245 isoform X2, yielding MAALMWRACLRRSLRAACKPLPVYLQSVEKKLLLPETSKIQELSSVCSLSRLEGCKKLSTSACSFCKEEEEVETEGGAEDSEETSDDGTLNVKKVTLHPPELSIQYLESKAYKETYGDDPVWTMYRRNFKGQFPPKKTRRNCVKKGMIATGNPCPLCRDEYLVVHHTNTKLLTQFISTHTGETLKPNKTGLCRRKQFELDLAILKAKDLGLIKYQVPFRRYDYNDYYPQLKESTKEKVASLPE
- the LOC144115245 gene encoding uncharacterized protein LOC144115245 isoform X1; this translates as MAALMWRACLRRSLRAACKPLPVYLQSVEKKLLLPETSKIQELSSVCSLSRLEGCKKLSTSACSFCKEEEEVETEGGAEDSEETSDDGTLNVKKVTLHPPELSIQYLESKAYKETYGDDPVWTMYRRNFKGQFPPKKTRRNCVNTKLLTQFISTHTGETLKPNKTGLCRRKQFELDLAILKAKDLGLIKYQVPFRRYDYNDYYPQLKESTKEKVASLPE